A region from the Eptesicus fuscus isolate TK198812 chromosome 1, DD_ASM_mEF_20220401, whole genome shotgun sequence genome encodes:
- the CLIC2 gene encoding chloride intracellular channel protein 2: protein MAGLRPNIQADPEIELFVKAGSDGESIGNCPFCQRLFMILWLKGVKFNVTTVDMTRKPEELKDLAPGANPPFLLYNKELKTDFIKIEEFLEQTLAPPRYPCLSPKNKESFDVGSNLFAKFSAYIKNTQKEANKNFERALLREFKRLDDYLNTPLLDEIDPDSTEELTVSRRLFLDGDDLTLADCSLLPKLNIIKIAAKKYRDFDIPAEFSGVWRYLHNAYAREEFAHTCPEDKEIENTYASVAKQ from the exons GCTGGAAGTGATGGGGAGAGTATTGGAAACTGTCCATTTTGCCAACGCCTTTTCATGATCCTCTGGCTTAAAGGAGTTAAATTCAATGTGACTACTGTTGACATGACCAG AAAGCCCGAAGAGCTAAAGGACTTAGCTCCAGGTGCCAATCCTCCCTTCCTGCTGTATAACAAGGAGTTGAAAAcagacttcattaaaattgaGGAGTTTCTAGAGCAGACACTGGCTCCTCCAAG GTACCCTTGCTTGAGTCCCAAGAACAAGGAGTCCTTTGATGTGGGCAGTAACCTCTTTGCCAAGTTTTCTGCATATATAAAGAATACACAAAAGGAGGCAAATAAGA ATTTTGAAAGAGCTCTGCTCAGAGAATTTAAGCGTCTGGATGACTACTTAAACACCCCACTTCTGGATGAAATTGATCCAGACAGTACTGAGGAACTCACAGTTTCCAGAAGATTGTTCTTGGATGGGGATGATCTGACACTGGCTGACTGCAGCTTGTTACCCAAGCTGAACATTATTAAA ATTGCTGCCAAGAAATATCGTGACTTTGACATTCCAGCAGAATTCTCAGGAGTCTGGCGCTATCTCCACAATGCTTATGCCCGTGAAGAATTTGCCCACACGTGTCCTGAAgacaaagaaattgaaaataccTATGCAAGTGTGGCTAAACAGTAG